A single Sulfurimonas crateris DNA region contains:
- a CDS encoding succinate dehydrogenase/fumarate reductase iron-sulfur subunit: MKINIQRESVVTYEVNMEGATLLEVLNEIKRAQDPSLAYSSGCRSGVCGSCAVRVNGREVLACSHNAKDGDLVEPLRNTPILRDLVVDMEKAYSFNAKAKAWQSSLADNIELSEENQQINELQSDCILCASCYSACPVYAVNEEFLGPFSLTRVWRYVSDKRESDPKEKIDVAQTNGVWDCTLCNECTLVCPQGISSKADIEKLRSKSSMFGYMDPSFSNFGGGFNDGSPVF; this comes from the coding sequence ATGAAAATTAATATTCAAAGAGAGAGCGTTGTAACTTATGAGGTAAATATGGAGGGCGCGACGCTTTTAGAGGTGCTAAATGAGATCAAAAGAGCACAAGACCCATCCCTTGCTTATAGCAGCGGTTGCAGAAGCGGAGTTTGCGGAAGCTGCGCAGTGAGAGTGAACGGACGCGAGGTTTTGGCGTGTTCACATAATGCAAAAGACGGCGACTTGGTAGAGCCGCTTCGCAACACTCCCATTCTTCGTGATCTCGTCGTTGATATGGAGAAGGCTTACTCTTTTAATGCGAAGGCAAAAGCGTGGCAGAGTTCATTAGCTGATAATATAGAGCTCTCGGAGGAGAATCAGCAAATAAACGAACTTCAAAGCGACTGTATATTGTGTGCTTCTTGTTATAGCGCTTGTCCTGTATATGCGGTAAACGAAGAGTTTTTAGGACCGTTCTCACTAACAAGAGTTTGGCGCTATGTTAGCGATAAAAGGGAGTCAGATCCAAAAGAGAAGATAGACGTGGCGCAGACAAACGGTGTCTGGGACTGTACTCTGTGTAATGAGTGCACGCTTGTCTGCCCGCAGGGAATCTCAAGCAAGGCAGATATTGAAAAACTAAGGTCAAAAAGCTCTATGTTCGGCTATATGGACCCAAGTTTTAGCAATTTTGGCGGCGGCTTTAATGA